DNA sequence from the Lysinibacillus sp. OF-1 genome:
TTCAAGCCATTCAGTTAACTGCTGTGTACTATTAGGATTCGATAATTTTGTAATATTTGAAGCTTCAATTGTTAATGCCGAGGTTGTTAAATCATCAACATACAAAGCGCCATTTACTAGCTCTTGGTCGATCTTTACACCTCGCAAGTTTATTCGTTGATCTAACTCCCAAAGTTGCTGTTCGGCTTGCGGTACTGGAAAACGATATAGCCGCCTCGCAATTTCTTTCTCAACTTCAACGTCCTGCAAGCAATAATCCTTAAAAAGCAACCATTTTTCTGGCTCGTGATGTGGTAACGTGCGAGTACGTCCTCCGTTTTTCTTGTTTGGCTTTGTCGGTGTGCAAAACAGTTTAATCAAGGCCGTACCTGCAGTCATTTTCCTTTTATCTTGCGGTAATCCCAGCGCGACAGCTGTTGGCCCAAGACCGGATGTAAACCCACAATACAAGCCGTGAAACATCGTACAGCGCCATTGTTCTAAAGGCGTTTTAAAGAACTTACTTAATGAGTACCATTCAAAGGCTGCATTATAGGCGTTCTTTGTCACATAAGGATCTGCTAAAGCTTGAATAATGTTTTGCGGAATCGTTTCTCCCTGCGCTAAGTCAATAATCTGAGAAGGTTGACTGTTCACTGAGTACGCAAAAAGCAGTATTTGAAAATCTGGGGATTGCACATATTTGTACAATCCCGCCTTTTTAATATCAACGCTACTAAACGTCTCAATGTCGATATTTAATGTTTGAATCATAGTCCATAAACGCCACCGATTGGTGCGCCAGTGATTGGATCAAATTGCTGTTGCTGAGGTGCAGGTTGTTGCTGTTGTTGGCCATATCCTTGTTGCGGCATTGGTTGCTGTTGACCATACCCTTGTTGCATTGGCGGCTGTTGTTGATATTGTGGTTGCTGGCCATATCCCTGTTGCGGCATCGGTTGTTGCTGTTGACCATATTGATGTTGGTTAAAAGGTAATTGCGCTGGATCAACATAAGGTGCCTGTCCACCAACACTTGGGCCGAAATCATTTTGAGCAGCTGGTGCTGACGCCCCTAACGGCTCTCCGTCACGAGTCTTTTGTACATTCGTACTTAGGTAGCAACCAATACCTTTTTTTCCTGCTTGAGCATAAGGCGCAAAGTTAACAGCAATCCGAGCATACATTCCACTATACACCTCTGTAGGGTCGATAATCGGATTGTAATTAAGGTCCACAATCTTAGGTGGTTGATCTACTTTTGATGATGCAGAAAATACCCAGTGACCTTTGCATTCTTCACCAAACGGCATTCCATCTGAAGGTTTTACTCCGTCACCGTCGTAAACTGGAATAGCTACCATAGGAGGAATTACACCGTTCCAAACTTTTGATTTCCCGATTTGTTTTGCAGCTTCAATTGCGGCATCAATACTTTGTTTAGTAGCGAAATCAGATTTCGGAACAAGAATCGTCGTACTGAATTTTGGTTCGCCTCCATATTGATTTTCACGAGGACGTAATAAATTCACGTAGCTTAAACGAACTTCACCTGTAACAACACGAGTTGGATTTTGATTTGTCATAATTTCATTTCTCCTTTTATTTTCATTTGTGTTCATGCCCCATCTACCAGAGGTAAACTGTTCAACATGGTAATCTGCAATTTCACCCATTAGCAAAATCCTCCGAAGCATCTGGGGCATTGAGGATCTGCTTTCGTTTATCACCTATTGGCGCAAGTGTTGGTTTACCTGCAGACTTTTGAACAAAACCAGGTTCTTCTAGCAAACTTCTAAATTGTTCAGTTTTTAAGATTTTCTCAATTTGTGAAACAGTTAATGGAACACGATCATAAAGCAATGCTTCATCAATGCCATTGTCTTTCAAGTAAGCAAATGCTGAGTCTAAATCTGTAAAGGATCTTGAACCTCGGCCAGCAACAGCTTTCCATCCTGCTATTTCTGTACCTTTTAAACTTTCCGTTAGCGCATAGTCTTTTAAAGCTTTGACCCAGGATTCAATATGCTGTGCCTTTTCTAAGATGTGGCCAACTTCATCATTACTCAACAATGGCGGTTTCATCTGTTTAAAATCGCCCAGGGCGCTGTATTGGTCTGCTCTTGCTCGGCATTGTGCTTTAGCCCTGCAGAATTTGCAGTGTTCACCTGGTACAAATTCTCCTGTACCTTCAAAAGCCTGTTGAGCAGTCGGTTTTATTTCTTCGCCCCATGCAAGCAATTCATCAGCTGTAAGGTCAAACTCTGAAATACTATTTAAACGGGGTTGAATAATTGCCAATTTAATAGACTTAATTGGATACAAAAAGCTATATTCAATCAAAGCACCTAACGCGTAAAGCTTCATTTGAGGATTGTTTTCGGCACTCACTGAAACACCCTTGCCGTATTTAAAATCAGTTACATAAAGCGTGTCACTACTAATAATTAAGCAGTCAACCGTACCAAAGCCCTCCGGTGCATAGGCGCTATAATCAATCCTTTTTTCTACTGCTACATATGGCGTTGATTTCATGCCAATTGTTAGGCCCTGCAGGTATTCCAAGTATGTGTCTGTATGCTTTAACATTTCTTCCTGGTACAATTCATGTTTTTTCATCTTGTTCAAGCGAGTGTTAAAAGTACGTTGACTCATAGGCTCGGTATAATATTTTCGAAGCTTTAGTTCGGCAATTTCATGGGCAAGCGTTCCTTCTTCTGCATAAGTAGAAGTTGATTCCGGAAACTGTTCTTCCAAACGAACGCTAGGCGTACAATTCAACCAACGAGACGATGCGGAGGCTGAGAGTAACGCGTGCGCCCTCTCAGCGTGCTTAATTGCTGTTGTCATATGTTTGCACCTAACTCACGTAATTTTGTTGCAAAAGCGCCATACTGTTCTTGCGGTAAAGCCGTTAAAGCTTGTACACCAAATGAAGCTAACAGTTGCATTAATTGATCTCGTTTTCCTGCGTCCATAAGTTGAGTTGCAGCTACAGCCAATTGATCCATCGAATACGCTGTTTGAGTTGTTGGTACAGGTTGTTGAGGCATTGGCTGTTGTTGCTGTACAGGTTGAGCTGTTTGAGCCAAAGGTTGTTGTTGCTGATGTGGAACCTGTTGCATTGGTTGCTGTACCGGCGGCATAGAAGTTGGAACAGCTGCAGGCTGTTGAATTT
Encoded proteins:
- a CDS encoding DUF2815 family protein; the encoded protein is MGEIADYHVEQFTSGRWGMNTNENKRRNEIMTNQNPTRVVTGEVRLSYVNLLRPRENQYGGEPKFSTTILVPKSDFATKQSIDAAIEAAKQIGKSKVWNGVIPPMVAIPVYDGDGVKPSDGMPFGEECKGHWVFSASSKVDQPPKIVDLNYNPIIDPTEVYSGMYARIAVNFAPYAQAGKKGIGCYLSTNVQKTRDGEPLGASAPAAQNDFGPSVGGQAPYVDPAQLPFNQHQYGQQQQPMPQQGYGQQPQYQQQPPMQQGYGQQQPMPQQGYGQQQQQPAPQQQQFDPITGAPIGGVYGL
- a CDS encoding DUF2800 domain-containing protein, with amino-acid sequence MTTAIKHAERAHALLSASASSRWLNCTPSVRLEEQFPESTSTYAEEGTLAHEIAELKLRKYYTEPMSQRTFNTRLNKMKKHELYQEEMLKHTDTYLEYLQGLTIGMKSTPYVAVEKRIDYSAYAPEGFGTVDCLIISSDTLYVTDFKYGKGVSVSAENNPQMKLYALGALIEYSFLYPIKSIKLAIIQPRLNSISEFDLTADELLAWGEEIKPTAQQAFEGTGEFVPGEHCKFCRAKAQCRARADQYSALGDFKQMKPPLLSNDEVGHILEKAQHIESWVKALKDYALTESLKGTEIAGWKAVAGRGSRSFTDLDSAFAYLKDNGIDEALLYDRVPLTVSQIEKILKTEQFRSLLEEPGFVQKSAGKPTLAPIGDKRKQILNAPDASEDFANG